AATACGGACTCTCCCACTCGCCTTCGAGATGGATGTATTGCACCGTTGCCGGCTTTAACTCACGGTACGATTTGGTCATTGTCCGCAGCTCGTCAGCAGGAATATCCGTTTTGATCGAGCTGCCAACAATATCGAGAACACCGCCCCAAGCTGTTATTCCGTTCAATGAGGTTAATTTATCAAGCAATCCATTAAGAACGAACTGTTCTCTTTGATTTCTAACGGTGTCCGAGGACTCGGCAGTCCCTAAATTCGATTTGCGATACCGGATGAAATCCAGAACTTGTTTGCCATTCAGCAGTTGTTCACCTTTGTTCAAATGTATATTCGTACCGTCACTCTCATCTTCGTATCGCATATCCATATCCACATTTACCTTCATGCCGCCGAATTGATCAATCAGTTTGCGAAAGCCATCGAAATTAATGACTGCCATATAATCGATCGGAATATCATAAACACGGCTGTATAATTGTTTCGTCTCTCTGAGTGCTGTCGTCTTATCTTTATTGTAATAATAAGCATAAAAATAGTTCGCCTTGTGTGAATCGTCAAGCCCCGACTTTTGCGCTTCGATCTCCAAATCCCGCGGGATGGAGACAACGGTTCCTTGATGAGTCTGAGGATCGACACGAACGAGCATCATCACGTCCGTATTCAGCGAACCTTCGCTTCCTTCACGTTCATCAACTGCTGTAAGCAGAAATGTCAGCGGCTTTTGAACCATAGCCATCTCCTTGCTCAGAGGTTGGGCATTCACATTGAAGCTAGGTATAGTTGATGTTTCGGGCGCTGCGATATGATCAAGGGTTTGATTGATTTTATTAGTCAAAAATGCAGCATACACAGCTAAAGAAACTGCAACCAGTAAGCTTGCAATTACACCAGCGGTTATCCATTTTCTTTTTCTGGAACTTCCCTTTGTTAGTTTCATCCGTTATCTCCTTATGTATAGAAATTAAGCTTATATAAAAGACGCATGGGAAACCAATTTAGTTCTTTCTATAATGAATGAGATTAAGAAAATTGGCTTTGCTATTACCGAGAGCGTCGTGTGAAAAGGAACTATGATCCTCTATATGGCGAGAACTGGGGTAAACGTTGCATGAAAGGGAACTGTGATCCGCTATTTAAGCGAAACCTGCTGATTCTGACCGGGAAATGGTGCAATAGAGGACCGTAGTTCCCTCTGGCGTGGAATATGAGGGTTTTCAGAATGATAGCGCACTGTAGTTCCCTCTGGATCGCTATCATTCTTATGGATCAAAAAAAGACACGTGATCAATCTCACATGTCTTCTCTATTTGCTGCTATCCGGATGATTGTAAGCTTTTGAGTTCTGATGTAAGTGCAAGAAACTTCGTTTGATCTCCTTTGGCCAAAGCGCGATCAATCTCTTTATAAAGATTTTCTTCTTTATATTTGCGAATGGCATTATCCCAAACCATTTCCGCGAAAAGTGCCAGCAGCGCGTTGTTAGATACATTCATTTTTCCCATGAGACCTACCTCCAAATGTTGTCCGCGGTTTGTCAGGAGCTTCTCTTTCGCAAAAACATGTTGAATTTCCACCTTGGTGCATCGCAACCCCTGTGTAAGGCTCCTACTTCATCATATTCAATCAAATCTTCAACGCTTCCTTCAATAGCCCGATTCCTGAGGAATGTGCCTTTACCCACTAATGAATCAAATAGAGATGCTGCATCATCGTGTTCACGCTAAAAAAGGGCAACCTTGTCCTCTTCAGCTACCAATGTCCCTTGAATCACCTTGCTTCCAAGTTTTGTAACCTGAATAACGGTGCCGTCCGACAGATCTTCTCCGATTCGAATCAAGCCCAAATGCATCATCATTTGCAGGATACGCTGCTCCAAGATAGAGACTGAGGTATCATAGTAGAATGGTTTTACCAATGGACAGAGCACATCAGCCAAGGTCTGCAAGGTAACCCACTCGCTGCCCAGACGTTCCACCCATCCCGCCATACTCTGAATATTAGGTATCGGATTCTTGTAGAGTCGCAGCCAAAACTTGTACACATCTGCTAGATTTTCTTTCTTTCCCTCGCTGATCCGGGATTTCCCTTCATCAGTTAGATGCAATACGTGGTTATGCTCCGTTATTAATTGTCTGTAAAAGCAATAATCATAGATGAAAGAAAATCGGTTCGGATATTCCTTAAACAACCGTCCGTAGCCGAATCTCCAGCTCCCTTTGGAAACCATCTCTTCCTGTACAGATAATCTGTCCAATAGTTGCTGCAGCTGCCTTTTGTACATAGCCCCTTCAGCGGTCAGCGGTATTTCTGGTTGGCCCGCCACATACGTCAAGAAGTGATAGATATCATCGATGACAAGCTGCTGTTCATCCCGATAAACACCAGGCTCAGCAGTTTTCTTCAAGCGTTGTTTGAACTGCCTTGCCAAAGCTTCACTAAATTTACGCTTCAAGTCTTCGGGCATGTGGAACAAAAACTTCGTTTGCTGGGAATAGCCATTGAACAGCCATCCCAACTTCTTGAATTTCACAACCATATCCCGCGGATTCCAATCACCCAATTCTTCTTTCTGGAATCGCGATTGTTGAACTCTAGCAATCAGCTCTTCGATACTGAAGGCATTGCGTGGATCGCTCAGAAGTGAATTCAAGAATCGAATATCTTCCAAGTTCAGGCTTTGAATATGCTTCTCAAAAACTTCTCTGCGCAGCGCTGTACTAAGAATCGATTGAATTAATTCATTCTTCGAATGGCCGTTGCATTGGCATTCATAGGTATGAGCAATTCGACCTAAATCATGAATATCAGCGTAGCTGAGCATATCCGCTAGGTTCATTTTCATCCTACAACCCCCAATTAAGAAGCCTATAGCTCCGTGGTTTCTAGTAACCATTATGGGATTTTTTCCCGAAAATATTCCAAAGCCTATAAAAAAAACATGACTCAAAAGATGAGCCATGCTAGTAAGTCAACCTTATTCCGTAACAGATTGCAGATGATTCAGACAGTTGTACAGCTGTAAGTCCCAGCCCGTTTCCCGTCTCAAGAGAATCGTAAGCGATGTATTCTGGAGATAATCCTCACTATCCATTCGTAATACTCTCAGAACCTGAACGATAAACCCGCCATGTGAAATAAGCAAGATGTTCTTATCCGGATAGTCCTTCAGCAATTCTGCTTCTAGTTCTGACCATCTCGCCCACAAATCATCATCGGACTCTTGACCTAGTTCCTGAAGCTTCCAATCTGGTCCCCAGCGCTCTTCTCGCTCTGCGACAGTAGTTCCTTCAGCCTGGCCATATCTACGTTCTCTTAGACGCTTATCCGTCCTTAGGAATGGGATGCCCGAGAGCTTGGAGACAATTTCGCCGGTTTCTCTTGCCCGTGTCAAGTCACTGCTGATGATTCCGTCCCAGGCTTCCTGCGCTAAACGTACGCCTAACAACCTGGCTTGTTCTTGCCCTTCATCGGTTAAATCGGTGTCCAGCTGTCCTTGCAGCTTGCCCAGACGATTCCATTCTGTACTGCCATGCCGAATAAATCCAATCGTTGTCATCTATCGATCCTCCATCACCAGTTAAAATGAAAAATGCCCCTCTCGGAGCATTATGCTTTCGTTCGTGACAACCAATTCATAATAATAATGGTCGCAATCAATCCTAACAGCGAAACTACTAGCAAATAGTGCGGGTAGGAATGAATGGGACCTACATGAAAGCGCAAAGGCTCCATAAAGCTGGGATTCAGACTTGCTACGGCATCACCCATCTTATGGCCATTCATCGATTCCGTAGTCGTCGATTTCAAAGCTTGGGGCGCTTGCATATCAAATAGCGAATTATCTGCCGCAGCGATGGAAGACTGTGGTGTTCCATCATACACGACAGCAAACAGGAAGCTAAATACAAACAAAGCTAAGCAAAAGGCAATGACTGCCGTAAGATTTCTACGCAGCTTATATGATATCGCATAGATACGCTCTGAAACCGGCATGCGCCACGATTCATCTTCATATATGCGACTCATTACCTTACTCGATACCATCGGTTCGTAGTCAGACAAATCACTTTCAATCGTAGCTGTGCGTATGAGCATAGTACTTTCTTCCCATATTTGAAATTCTTCCGCACATTCGGTACAGGTCGCTATATGCGCATCTACCGCGGCCCTTCTCAGGTCATTATTCGGCAGATCCCAATAGACTCCAAACAACTCCTGGATTTCACTACACTTCATCGCACTTTCATCCCTTCGACTCTTCGAATATCGGTTCACTAAAATAGGGATCTAACTGTAATTTAACGGAGGCTCTTGCCCGAAAAAGAAGAGACTTCACTGAGCTTACAGTTTGACCTAGTATATTGGCGATTTCTTGATAATCCATCTGATCGTATTCTCTAAGAATTAGAGCTGACCGTTGTTTCTCCGGTAAACTATTAATTGCATCGCGAACCATGGACACTTTCTCATTGCGGAGCATA
Above is a genomic segment from Paenibacillus sp. HWE-109 containing:
- a CDS encoding LCP family protein, which produces MKLTKGSSRKRKWITAGVIASLLVAVSLAVYAAFLTNKINQTLDHIAAPETSTIPSFNVNAQPLSKEMAMVQKPLTFLLTAVDEREGSEGSLNTDVMMLVRVDPQTHQGTVVSIPRDLEIEAQKSGLDDSHKANYFYAYYYNKDKTTALRETKQLYSRVYDIPIDYMAVINFDGFRKLIDQFGGMKVNVDMDMRYEDESDGTNIHLNKGEQLLNGKQVLDFIRYRKSNLGTAESSDTVRNQREQFVLNGLLDKLTSLNGITAWGGVLDIVGSSIKTDIPADELRTMTKSYRELKPATVQYIHLEGEWESPYLVVKEQDLNEALNALRGQSALSIDSQVRTD
- a CDS encoding IDEAL domain-containing protein; amino-acid sequence: MGKMNVSNNALLALFAEMVWDNAIRKYKEENLYKEIDRALAKGDQTKFLALTSELKSLQSSG
- a CDS encoding histidine phosphatase family protein, with protein sequence MTTIGFIRHGSTEWNRLGKLQGQLDTDLTDEGQEQARLLGVRLAQEAWDGIISSDLTRARETGEIVSKLSGIPFLRTDKRLRERRYGQAEGTTVAEREERWGPDWKLQELGQESDDDLWARWSELEAELLKDYPDKNILLISHGGFIVQVLRVLRMDSEDYLQNTSLTILLRRETGWDLQLYNCLNHLQSVTE
- a CDS encoding anti-sigma factor family protein → MKCSEIQELFGVYWDLPNNDLRRAAVDAHIATCTECAEEFQIWEESTMLIRTATIESDLSDYEPMVSSKVMSRIYEDESWRMPVSERIYAISYKLRRNLTAVIAFCLALFVFSFLFAVVYDGTPQSSIAAADNSLFDMQAPQALKSTTTESMNGHKMGDAVASLNPSFMEPLRFHVGPIHSYPHYLLVVSLLGLIATIIIMNWLSRTKA